In a single window of the Bradyrhizobium sp. ORS 285 genome:
- a CDS encoding DoxX family protein, with the protein MSTITLDQPVSRAEVWGGRMSGLVIAFLLFDGAIKLVPLDVVTQTMDQMGYGGSDGMARALGLITLFCTLLYALPATSLLGAILLTGYLGGAIASHVRIGSPLFSHVLFGLYLGLMVWGGLWLRDRRLRALLPLR; encoded by the coding sequence ATGTCGACGATCACCTTGGACCAGCCGGTCTCGCGCGCCGAAGTGTGGGGCGGCCGCATGAGCGGGCTGGTGATCGCGTTCCTGCTGTTCGACGGCGCGATCAAGCTCGTCCCGCTCGATGTCGTGACCCAGACGATGGATCAGATGGGCTATGGCGGCAGCGACGGCATGGCCCGCGCGCTCGGGCTGATCACGCTGTTCTGCACATTGCTCTATGCGCTGCCGGCGACCTCGCTGCTCGGCGCGATCCTGCTCACCGGCTATCTCGGCGGCGCCATCGCCTCGCATGTTCGCATCGGCAGTCCGCTGTTCAGCCACGTGCTGTTCGGACTCTATCTCGGGCTGATGGTGTGGGGCGGATTGTGGCTGCGTGACCGCCGGCTGCGCGCGCTGCTGCCGCTGCGCTGA
- a CDS encoding VOC family protein, producing the protein MICPYLTFNGDCEQALKLYGEVLGAKVDMMMRYGEAPPEMPCAPEHKDRIMHVRFSIAGDVVMASDSPPEYYHGKPNGISVSLQIADPAEAERKFNALLEGGAITMPFGKTFWSKGFGMGVDRFGIPWMINSPADGYEA; encoded by the coding sequence ATGATCTGTCCCTATCTCACCTTCAACGGCGATTGCGAGCAGGCCCTCAAGCTCTATGGCGAGGTGCTCGGCGCCAAGGTCGACATGATGATGCGCTATGGCGAGGCGCCGCCGGAGATGCCGTGCGCGCCGGAGCACAAGGACCGGATCATGCACGTCCGCTTCTCGATCGCGGGCGATGTCGTGATGGCCTCGGATTCGCCGCCGGAATACTACCACGGCAAGCCGAACGGCATCTCGGTCTCGCTTCAGATCGCGGATCCGGCCGAGGCCGAGCGCAAGTTCAATGCACTGCTCGAGGGCGGTGCGATCACCATGCCGTTCGGCAAGACGTTCTGGTCGAAAGGGTTCGGCATGGGCGTCGACCGCTTCGGCATTCCGTGGATGATCAACTCCCCGGCTGACGGCTACGAGGCGTGA
- a CDS encoding SDR family NAD(P)-dependent oxidoreductase: MAVTDSPRTTPSDKVALITGAARGIGLATAKRFLIEGWRVALLDIESKLLDDATVALKSPAQTLALHCDVSDAAMVADALERIAKTFGRLDALVNNAGVARFAPIMETSETDWQRILDVNLTGPFLCTRAAVPLMREHGGAIVNITSISAVRASTLRSAYGTSKAALAHLTKQLAVELASAGIRVNAVAPGPVETAMAKAVHTPEIRADYHDAIPLNRYGLEEELAEAIFFLSSDRSSYITGQVLAVDGGFDAAGIGLPTLRGQRRNA, encoded by the coding sequence ATGGCCGTGACGGATTCACCGAGGACGACGCCGAGCGACAAGGTCGCCCTGATCACGGGCGCCGCGCGCGGCATCGGGCTTGCGACTGCCAAACGATTCCTGATCGAGGGCTGGCGCGTCGCCCTGCTCGACATCGAGAGCAAGCTGCTCGACGACGCCACCGTCGCGCTCAAATCGCCAGCGCAAACGCTGGCGTTGCATTGCGACGTGTCGGATGCGGCAATGGTCGCCGATGCGCTGGAGCGCATTGCAAAGACGTTCGGTCGCCTCGATGCATTGGTGAACAATGCCGGCGTCGCACGCTTCGCGCCGATCATGGAGACCAGCGAGACCGACTGGCAGCGCATCCTCGACGTCAATCTCACCGGACCGTTCCTGTGCACCCGCGCGGCCGTGCCGCTGATGCGCGAGCATGGCGGCGCGATCGTCAACATCACGTCGATCTCGGCGGTGCGCGCCTCGACGTTGCGCTCGGCCTACGGCACCAGCAAGGCGGCGCTGGCGCATCTCACCAAGCAGCTTGCCGTCGAGCTCGCCTCCGCCGGCATCCGCGTCAACGCCGTGGCGCCGGGTCCGGTCGAGACGGCGATGGCCAAGGCGGTGCACACGCCGGAGATCCGCGCCGACTATCACGACGCGATTCCGCTCAACCGCTACGGACTTGAAGAGGAGTTGGCGGAAGCCATCTTCTTCCTGAGCTCGGACCGATCCAGCTACATCACGGGCCAGGTGCTCGCCGTTGACGGCGGCTTCGACGCGGCCGGAATTGGACTCCCCACCTTGCGAGGTCAACGCAGGAACGCATGA